From Alloacidobacterium dinghuense:
ATGCACCGGTGCATCGATGGAGCAAATCTTCGGAGCGAATACCTGGCGTCGGTCGATGGGCTAATCGCCACGCTTAAGAGACACGGCATTTTCGATCCCGAGACAAAGATAGCTTCCGAACGGTCAGCCAAGGCATATCAGAGGTGGCATTACCATTCGGCAGCCTGTAAGACCTGCCACCGGGGTCGCATTCCCGCAAAACCCGTGGACTAAGTCTGATTCTCGCGGAAAAACCCCGCCAATCTGTCCCTTATGCGGAGTTTAAGGCGGGCAAATCGACACCGCGAAGCGCCTCGAGCAAGTCCGGCTTGTTATAGACGAAGGCCAAAAGCTCGCGACCGTGGCTCATGCCAGTCACATCGTAGATGTTCCGCATGTAGTTTTTGACCATCTGCTCTGAAATTCCGACCTGGTTTGCTATGTCTCCATTGCGCAGTCCATCGACCGCTAATGCTAAGACGCGCTTCTCCATCGGGTTTAATTTCTCGAGAATCCGGCTCTCACTCATGGCTCACCTAAAACGTTTTAAATGGTTAAAAATGCGGTGTTTAGAACTGCTCCAGGAGTGGTCATCACGTGGGTGATGACAGTACCTTAGTTCCTACCCCAATTGCCTACTTCAATACAGGGAAATCACGCCCCGTCCATATACACAGTATTTCGTTGTTTGCTGAGTCACCTTGCCTGCATTCTTTGAACCATTCTGTAGTTGAAGATGATTCACGAGCATAAAATTCCGCATTTATTTGGAAAAGCAGCGATATTTGTGCAAACGAATATGTTGCGAATTGACTCCCGGCTTCACCCCGACGAATACCAACTCCTGAAGCAACAATACCTTCCTGGAGTTCTACAGCGATCCATCGTGAAGGACGGTGTAATTTGCCAGGATGCAGCCACCGTCGATCGTGCGGCATTCCATCAACTTCAGGCGCAATCGATGGCCAGAGTCACGGAAGACGGGAATACCGGAACCTAGAAGGACCGGATGAATGTTCAGCCCAACCTGGTCGATCAGGCCAGCGGCGAAAAGTGATTGCGCCAGCTCGCCTCCGCCCATCAGGCAGATTTCATTGCCTTGACGCTGTTTCAGATCGCGGATAAATTCGATGGCGTCGGACGAGACAAGCTCGGCACCTGGAGTCTCGATGGCGGCGATGGTGCGCGAGAAGACGTACGTTCGTATGGCGGGTTCTTTCGTTTGATCGGATTCTTTCTGGTTCTGCGCAAGAGAAACTTCGTACGTCTTGCGGCCCATAAGAATGGTGTCGACGTTCTTCCAGTAATTCGTCACGACTTCCTGAACATCCTTGCTGAAATGGAGCCAGTCGATCGAGCCGTCAGCGGCGGCGAGGAAGCCGTCCAGGCTGATGGCTCCGCCATAAGTGACGAGGCGCATAGCGCGCTCCTTTCGTCGACGCACAATCTTTTCACGAGTCAGGTTCGTTGATTCAGGATTTTCGCCGAAGTTTGTAAAAGCAAATCGCAATGAGATTGCTGCAAATGGTCGTTCCGAGGATTTTGGCGGCGTAGAGGCGCGCGTTGACGACGTCGACGAATGGGTAAGCCGAGATGAGCAGGCTGAAGAGCGTCGCACAGAAGCCGATCATCGAAGTCCACTTGAGCCAGCGCGGCAAGGCCTTGCGCAAGCTGGCTGCTCCGGCGAGCGGAACGGCAAACATCGCCAGATACGCGAGTTCGTAATGCGTAAGGCTGGCATTAGACAGGACCTGAAAGGCTTCCTGTGCGTGCACTCCTATATTTGCCAGCACAACCAGCAGAAAGACGAGGGCTGCGGTGAAGAGGATGGAGTTTGAGGGCGTTCGCCACCGCGGATGCAGGCGCGTGAACCATGCTGGAACAAGATGATCCCAGCCTGCAGCGAGGGGAAGGCGCGTGACGCCGGTGAAGATGTAGCTGGAGGCTCCGATGAGTCTCAGCTGAAGCAGAAAGATTGCTGCGATGGCGAAGAGATTTCCGATGCCCGTGCTGCCGAGGGCGATGCGCATCGTCTGCGGAATCGGAGCAATGAAGTCGATACGGCCCGGACGCGCGAAGGCTACCACTGAAGCGGTGCCGAGAATAAACATGGCGCAAATAACCGGCGAAGAGATCCACACGGACTGGGCGATGCTTTTTGCGGGTTGCCTGCTCTCACCGGCGAGGATGGCGATGTATTCCAGGCCGCAGAGCGCGCCGAAAATCATCTGGCCGAAGAGTGCAAGCGAGCGCAGCGTGGCGGGAGGCAACTGGACGGCGAGAGGCACCCACTGAATGGGAGCATGACGCGCGATGGCCCAGAGTGGCAGCAGGATCAGCGCAGCAAAGACGACGAGTATGGCGATGCCGCCGATGTTGTGAATCCACTTGCTCAGGGCCAGACCTCGCAGCGCAGCGATGGTGATGGCTGCGATGGTGACGGTAACGACAGCAGTGGATGCGAGATGATTTTCCGGAAGCCATGCGGCGGATGGACCTATGAGATAAGAGAGCTCAGTAGGAATGGCATAAAGGATCGTAGCGGTAACGGCGATGCCGTAGAACCAGATGTTCCATGCTGTGAGGAATCCAATGAGGTCGCCGAATGCTTTGTGCGACCAGACGTAGAGGCCGCCCTCAAGCGGAAGCTCGCGATTGAGCGCGATGACAGAGCCCGCCATGGGGAAATAGAAGACCAGCATGGCCGCGATCCATGTGAGGGTTTGTGCTCGTCCCAGCCCGGCGGCGACTCCAACCCATGAGCTGCCGACCACGCAGAGAATCTGCGTAAGAACAAGGTCGCGCAGCCGAAGTTGTCGTTGAAGGCGGTGTTCCGCGGTGGTGATTTGGGCCGTCTTCATTCGGGTCTGCTTCAGCCAGCGCGGAGGTCTTCGGAGCTGATGGCGTGTCTTCGCATCGTACTCGGTCGAGCGATTTTCACAACTAAGAAATCAAGACAATTTATGGCATGTTGGGAAGCAGTCCTTTTTCTACAAGCACCGGAGGTGTGCGGTGATGCGTTGTCTGTTCATACGCATACGCCCAGCCGAGCAGATCGCCATCTCTCCAAGGTCGGGCTGAAATTTCCAAGCCGAAGGGAAGACCGCTGGGGTAGAACCCGCCGGGAACGACGACGGCGGGAACGCCGATCATGTTGACCCAGCTCGTGTCGCTGTGCGGGCCTTCGCTGAGATGTCCGTCCTGCGGCATGGTCTCATCGGGCGGCGGCATCTGCGTTGCTGGATACACATAACCATCGAGATGGAGCCGGTCGAGTGTTTCAAGATAGGCGTCGAGAGTTTTCTGGCGGGGAGTGAAGTAGTTGGCGTCACGTTTCGGATCGCTTTCGAGCATTACTTGAATGATCGGAGGCCGACCGTCGCTATTCATGCCGCCGATGATTGTGCTGGGCAGGGGAGAGCCGACGGCTTTCTGATACTCCTCTGAGGAGTGGTACTGGTCAGGGCCCTGATTTGGGCCATAGTTGAGGAGGAACTTCTCTGTGCCTTCTTCAACATAGGGCAGCGTACAGACGTGCGATGCCGTCTCGGCAAAACTGTCGGGAAGGATGGAATCGTCGAAGACCACCGTGGCGCCCGCGCTGCGCAGTCCTTCGATGGCCTTCATGAATGCCTCGCGCGTCTCCGGGCGCAACGGGATGCGCGCGCCTTCTCGATCTTTGGCGGCATCACTCAGAGACTCGGCTGTAGGGATGCCCTGAAAAGGAATGCCTGCTCCTTGAAGGATGAACGCAGGTACGCCGAAGCGCTTGCCCTTGAGTGCGTCCGCATTCAGGTATTGGGTGTATGGTGCAGGCTGAGCTTTCGATGCAGAGCCGGATGTCTGTGGGTCGATAAGGTCCTCTCCGGCCATGACACCCAGTGCGATGGCGGCGTCGGTTACATCGCGTGCAATTGGGCCGGTGTTGTCGAGCAGCCAGTCGAGCGGTGCGATACCAGTAAGGCTCACCAGGCCACGCGTGGGAAAGACGCCAACCACAGCGCTGGTAGCGGCCGGCATTCGAATTGAATTGCCGGTGTCGGTTCCGTTGCCGAGCAGCGCGAAGTTCGCGGTAACTGCTGTGACGGTGCCGCCAGAGGAGCCTCCGGGGCTGAAGCGTACGTCGTATGCGTTGCCTGTGCGCCCGTAGGCTGTGCTGCGATTGGTATCGCTCGCGGCGAAGTCGGGCATGTTGGTTTGCCCTAGGATTACCGCCCCTGCGGCGCGAAACTTGGCAACGATGGTTGCATCACTTGGCGCGATCAACTCATGTCCGGGAATCATGTAACCTTTCCACCCGTCGGTGGTGATCAGCCCTTTGACGGAAGTGTTCGCCTTGATGACGATCGGTACTCCCCACATTGGGCCTCGCTTCAAGGTGTCGCCAGCCACTTTTGCCTGGGCGTCCTCCTCGGTGGCGGTTGCCATTGCTCCGGAAAGATCAACGTTCTGCACTGCCCGATAGATTCCGTTGTATTTTGCGATACGGACGAGATACCACTGCACGACTTCGGTGACGGTGTACTTGTGGCTGCGGTACAACTCTTCGAGCTGGGGGACAGTGACCTCAAGCAGGTCACTATCTATGGTTGCTTGTGGGGCGGCTGCTTGTGCGGCGCTGTCATCCGTGGATGGAGTTGCGGCTTGCGCACTTAAGTAATGAAGGCCGGAGATAGAGAGAAATACAACCAGACAGCAGAAATTGAGTCGTTTCTTCATGAAACCCTCTGAGTGGTATGACTCCTATAAAAACACACGGCCACTTCACGGCAGCCAGAGATCGCATCGCAGGACTATAATTCGGCTGGATTTTGCAAGGGACTTTCGCCTGCGATGTTTCGACTCGACGCTGACAAGCGCGTTCATTTTTGCGACGGCGTAACGCGCCGTGATTTTCTGCATGCAGGATCGTTGGCTTTCCTCGGCCTGACCCTGCCGCAGTTTCTAAAACTCAAAGCTGAGGCTGCGGTCAATCCAGATAAGGACATCAACTGCATTCAGTTGATGCTGGTGGGCGGGCCAAGCCAGCTCGATACCTGGGACATGAAGCCTGACGCGCCGGCATCAATTCGCGGGCCATTTAAACCTATTAAGACCAACGTCTCCGGCATTCAGATCTCCGAAATTTTTCCACGCATGGCGCAGCACGCGGACAAGTTTGCGTTGCTGCGATCCTGTTATCACACGGCGGCAGCTGTCCATGATACTGGTTGCCAGATGATGCAGACGGGACGGCTTTTCCAAGGCGGTCTTGAGTCGCCGAACTACGGCTCGGTTCTGAGATTTCAAAAGGGCGCAAAGGGTGATATGCCCGCCAACGTGCTGATTCCCTATACGATAGGCCAGCTTGGCGGGAATCTTCCTCATGGCGACACAGCTGGATTTCTGGGCAAGAGCTATGACCCGTTTGTGCTGAATGCCGATCCTTCG
This genomic window contains:
- a CDS encoding helix-turn-helix transcriptional regulator, coding for MSESRILEKLNPMEKRVLALAVDGLRNGDIANQVGISEQMVKNYMRNIYDVTGMSHGRELLAFVYNKPDLLEALRGVDLPALNSA
- a CDS encoding dihydrofolate reductase family protein, which gives rise to MRLVTYGGAISLDGFLAAADGSIDWLHFSKDVQEVVTNYWKNVDTILMGRKTYEVSLAQNQKESDQTKEPAIRTYVFSRTIAAIETPGAELVSSDAIEFIRDLKQRQGNEICLMGGGELAQSLFAAGLIDQVGLNIHPVLLGSGIPVFRDSGHRLRLKLMECRTIDGGCILANYTVLHDGSL
- a CDS encoding APC family permease, whose product is MKTAQITTAEHRLQRQLRLRDLVLTQILCVVGSSWVGVAAGLGRAQTLTWIAAMLVFYFPMAGSVIALNRELPLEGGLYVWSHKAFGDLIGFLTAWNIWFYGIAVTATILYAIPTELSYLIGPSAAWLPENHLASTAVVTVTIAAITIAALRGLALSKWIHNIGGIAILVVFAALILLPLWAIARHAPIQWVPLAVQLPPATLRSLALFGQMIFGALCGLEYIAILAGESRQPAKSIAQSVWISSPVICAMFILGTASVVAFARPGRIDFIAPIPQTMRIALGSTGIGNLFAIAAIFLLQLRLIGASSYIFTGVTRLPLAAGWDHLVPAWFTRLHPRWRTPSNSILFTAALVFLLVVLANIGVHAQEAFQVLSNASLTHYELAYLAMFAVPLAGAASLRKALPRWLKWTSMIGFCATLFSLLISAYPFVDVVNARLYAAKILGTTICSNLIAICFYKLRRKS
- a CDS encoding amidase — protein: MKKRLNFCCLVVFLSISGLHYLSAQAATPSTDDSAAQAAAPQATIDSDLLEVTVPQLEELYRSHKYTVTEVVQWYLVRIAKYNGIYRAVQNVDLSGAMATATEEDAQAKVAGDTLKRGPMWGVPIVIKANTSVKGLITTDGWKGYMIPGHELIAPSDATIVAKFRAAGAVILGQTNMPDFAASDTNRSTAYGRTGNAYDVRFSPGGSSGGTVTAVTANFALLGNGTDTGNSIRMPAATSAVVGVFPTRGLVSLTGIAPLDWLLDNTGPIARDVTDAAIALGVMAGEDLIDPQTSGSASKAQPAPYTQYLNADALKGKRFGVPAFILQGAGIPFQGIPTAESLSDAAKDREGARIPLRPETREAFMKAIEGLRSAGATVVFDDSILPDSFAETASHVCTLPYVEEGTEKFLLNYGPNQGPDQYHSSEEYQKAVGSPLPSTIIGGMNSDGRPPIIQVMLESDPKRDANYFTPRQKTLDAYLETLDRLHLDGYVYPATQMPPPDETMPQDGHLSEGPHSDTSWVNMIGVPAVVVPGGFYPSGLPFGLEISARPWRDGDLLGWAYAYEQTTHHRTPPVLVEKGLLPNMP